GTCATCCCCAGCTCCTTTGCCGCTGTCTTTGCCGGCACCTTGTTCTCCATCGCATACCACAAGAGGTCCATATGCTCGAAATCCAGCCCGAAGAAAAATTCCTCCTGGGTCACTTCGGCGCTGTAGGTATCTGTGGTCGGCGTCCTCCGGATAATCTCCTCCGGCACACCCAGATATTCCGCCAATTGATAAACCTGCACCTTGAATAGATGCGCTATCGGTTTTAAATCGGCGCCGCCGTCGCCATATTTCACAAAAAAGCCCTGCATATGCTCGTCTTTATTGCCGGTCCCTGCCACCGCCCAGTTCCGTTTCTCCGCATGATAATATAACGTGGTCATCCGAAGTCTCTGCTTGAGATTCGAGGCCGCCACCACCTGAAGATAAACATCCAGCGGCATCCGCTTCGATTTGCTTTCCCCTGCCTCGTTTTCAATCGTTACGTTGAAGAAGTTGAAGGTATCCTTCTCGGTAATTTTGCTGGGAATTGTTATCTTGGTCAGCCAGCCCGGTCCATATTCCGGGAAAACCCGCCTGATAGCTTCATCCCGTCTTTCATAGCATTTCATCCCGGCCAGACCGCCGGTAATCTCATCAAGTATCACTTCAAATCCAAACTTCTTCGCCAGTTTCTCCGCCAGAATTTTGCTTTCTCCGGAGGATTCTTTCTCCGGCATCATCACCCCCAACACTCGCTGCGGTCCCAGCGCCCGGGCGCAGAGCGCCGCCGTTACCGAGGAATCAATCCCGCCGGAAACTCCCACCACCGCCCCGCTCTTTTTCATGATGCCGCGTATCTGATGAAGTATTACTTCGCACAACTCATCGGTCACTTTAGCGGCATTAATCTTCAAACTCTCTTTACTGAATTTCAATTTGATATCCCTCAAGTGAAAATTCTTATGATACCATTACGCAAAAGTCGCCGGAAAACTAAAGTTTTTTTTAAAATTAGCAAGTCTCAAATTCCTCTCATCTGACTCTTTTCCGACAAATCCGGAGCGTTCTGCCCCATATTTAACTTGATATACTATATCGGCTTATACGGGGAACTCTTGAATCGCAATCCCCTCTTTGGGGCATAATCCCCACCACTTTTGCAACCCCCACTTAATTCTCCAAAACGGACTTTTCTATCCCAATATCGGTATCATCGGAAATCTCACTCCGACTTCCTCTTTTCCCCTATCAATCCCAATTCCTCGAAAACCCTTCTGGTTATCGCCAGTCTTTTCGGCGCCATTTTCTCAAAACTCTCATCCTCAATGTTCAGCGCATAGACCCAGACATTATCCTTCGTCTCCAGAAATCCCACCAGCCATCCTACCGCTCTGCCGTCAGGAAGCTCCCCGCCGCCGGTCTTGCCGCTCCAGCGGTACCCGTCACCCTCCTC
The Candidatus Zixiibacteriota bacterium DNA segment above includes these coding regions:
- the nadE gene encoding NAD(+) synthase, with the protein product MKFSKESLKINAAKVTDELCEVILHQIRGIMKKSGAVVGVSGGIDSSVTAALCARALGPQRVLGVMMPEKESSGESKILAEKLAKKFGFEVILDEITGGLAGMKCYERRDEAIRRVFPEYGPGWLTKITIPSKITEKDTFNFFNVTIENEAGESKSKRMPLDVYLQVVAASNLKQRLRMTTLYYHAEKRNWAVAGTGNKDEHMQGFFVKYGDGGADLKPIAHLFKVQVYQLAEYLGVPEEIIRRTPTTDTYSAEVTQEEFFFGLDFEHMDLLWYAMENKVPAKTAAKELGMTPEQVERAYFNIDRKIKATEYLRMEPLEVKMAKKKAAAGKGKKKSK